The Elusimicrobia bacterium HGW-Elusimicrobia-1 genome window below encodes:
- a CDS encoding DNA-binding protein: MNKSHLITALGRVLSTKKECSAAANRVFEEIARAILRGERVTISGFGSFQPYISRARRVKDPRTGAVIDVPPKRRVRFVPSGDLF; encoded by the coding sequence ATGAATAAATCGCATTTGATTACGGCGCTGGGCAGAGTTTTGTCCACTAAAAAAGAATGTTCCGCCGCGGCGAACAGGGTCTTTGAAGAAATCGCGCGCGCGATATTGCGCGGCGAGCGCGTGACGATATCGGGCTTCGGGAGTTTTCAACCCTACATATCGCGCGCCCGCAGAGTCAAAGACCCCCGCACGGGAGCCGTCATTGATGTGCCGCCCAAAAGAAGGGTGCGTTTCGTTCCGTCGGGGGATTTGTTTTAA
- a CDS encoding MerR family transcriptional regulator, whose amino-acid sequence MEKLFFESDKEFYSIGEVSKIIGLPSHTLRYWESEFGALRPLRRDSRHRKYTLKDIDKIRKVRELLYKKKFTIEGAKKALLESEREKSRQLNLDIGTSSAAASALKEVKKEIEAVLARLKE is encoded by the coding sequence ATGGAAAAGCTTTTCTTCGAGTCGGACAAAGAGTTTTATTCGATCGGCGAGGTCTCGAAGATCATCGGCCTGCCGTCGCATACTCTTCGTTACTGGGAGTCGGAGTTCGGCGCGCTGAGGCCGTTGCGCAGGGATTCGCGCCACCGGAAATACACTCTCAAAGATATAGACAAAATACGTAAAGTCCGGGAGTTGCTCTATAAAAAGAAATTCACCATAGAGGGCGCAAAGAAAGCGCTTCTGGAAAGCGAGAGGGAAAAGTCCCGTCAGCTCAATCTCGACATAGGGACTTCTTCGGCGGCAGCGTCGGCCTTAAAAGAAGTAAAAAAAGAGATAGAAGCCGTCCTCGCCCGTCTGAAAGAATAA
- a CDS encoding ligand-binding protein SH3, with protein MRESIAAFLNSFLPPEITTLIIAATPVVELRGALPLALGVFGFGFSKAYALSVAGNLIPVAPLLLFLNHISAWLMRFDIFKKFFDWWFARTRRHSDLVEKYETLGLILFVAIPLPMTGAWSGCVAAYLLGIKFVHAITAITIGVLVAGLIVGSASMGALSFF; from the coding sequence ATGAGAGAATCCATAGCCGCTTTTCTTAATTCCTTTCTTCCGCCGGAGATAACGACTCTTATCATAGCCGCCACGCCCGTGGTCGAACTGCGAGGGGCGTTGCCGCTGGCTCTGGGCGTTTTCGGATTCGGATTTTCCAAGGCATACGCCTTGAGCGTCGCCGGGAATCTTATCCCCGTGGCGCCGTTGTTACTGTTTCTTAATCATATTTCCGCGTGGCTTATGCGGTTTGACATCTTCAAAAAATTCTTCGACTGGTGGTTCGCGCGAACTCGCCGGCATTCCGATCTGGTGGAAAAATATGAGACGCTGGGGCTTATTCTTTTCGTGGCAATTCCTCTTCCTATGACAGGCGCCTGGTCCGGATGCGTGGCCGCCTACCTTCTGGGCATCAAGTTTGTTCACGCCATTACCGCCATAACCATAGGGGTGCTTGTGGCCGGTCTTATAGTCGGTTCGGCGTCTATGGGCGCGCTGAGTTTCTTCTGA